The genomic region CAATGTAGACTAGCTCCATGGGTGAGTGTGTTGTGATGCTACCCATGGGTGCACGAACATGTACAGtcggtttctttttttttatacacagGCACTTTCTGGTCCCATTTTCTTTGGAGAATCTTCTTTCTGGGCTCGAATCAGTTCATCTGGTCCTATTGTTGGCAACACGTTGTAAAGTTGAGGTGTGTTCTGCCCCCGCTTCTGTGTGTGTATGGCGCAGTCTAGCCTTTTACATCAGCTCGGCAGATAGTTAACAGTTTCCCCAAGACAAAGAATGAAGCTTGTTTATCCTTTCCAAACTTTACTCAGGAAGCACTGTAAAACTGCAAAGAACAATACATTTCAGTATTCCATTCAAATACAGAAGTTGTTTatgaaaaatattgaaattgaatctgaaaaacatatacaaataaatatgccAACTTAATGCTAACTTCTATGGGAATTTACATTACGAAGCTAACATTTAGCATATGCGATCAAAATACACATTTTGAATGAACTAAACTTAATTAACAAAGGATCTCATTACTATTATTCTTAGTGCTAGATGATGAGATAACTATATGACTTCGTACTTACAGGCAAACGTGTTTTCTGGCCAAAATAAATCAAGAGTGAAAAACATGAGATCGCCCTTCACCGAGAGACATTGAACTGACGCGAGACTGCTTGTAAATGTAAACAACATGCTAGGTTAGAAATCACCACAAGAGGTCTCTCTTTGACCAGAAAAACGTCAGAACATAACACTCCCCGCTtgttataatgtattataacaCTATTCCCTTTTTACAAGTAGAATAACTTCTGAGACTGGTCTAGAATACACCCTCTGAGTATCCTTTCTGCCCACCCTCACATCCACTTTGCGAACTTTAGAATCTTTGCTGGGAATTGCGTTCACCACCACTCCGACAGGCCATTCATTCCGCTTGACCTGAGCATCCTTGAGCAGCACAACATCTCCTTCACTCAGGTTTGGCTTGTCCACGTGCCACTTTTTCCTTGGTTGAAGTAACACCAGGTATTCTTGACGCCAGCGCTTCCAGAATGAGTCGGCCAACGCCTGTACTTGCTTCCACTGCTTGCTGTATAGGTCTTTAAGGTCATACTGTCCCGCTGGTGGCAGCACTTGGTCGACCTTTTGTGTCAGCAGCATGGCAGGAGTGAACACTGTGGGCATATCTGGGTCGGATGACACAGCAACAAGGGGTCTGGCATTCATGATGGCCATAACTTCAGCCATGAGTGTGACCAAAACTTCATGAGACAGGTGGGCAGTGTTTGTCTGTAACAACAGAGCATCCAGTATCCTACGGGCAATACCTATCATACGCTCCCACACTCCACCCATATGGGAAGAGTGTGGAGGATTAAAGGTCCAGGTGCAGCTTTGATTGTGAAGGTAAGCATTTAGTTCCTGGTCATCAGATTTGATCTGAAGTTCCTTGCATGCCCCAATGAAGTTTGTTCCCTGGTCAGAACGAAACAAACGGACAGGACCACGGACAGCTGTGAATCTCCTTAATGAATTAACAAAGCTTGAGGAGGACAGAGACTCAAGAACTTCAATATGCACAGCTCTTGTTACCATACAAGTAAAGATGACTGCCCAGCGTTTGTTCTCTGCAATGCCGCCTCGAGTTCGTCTTGAGCTTATGGTCCATGGGCCAAACACGTCGACACCTACATTTGTGAACGGAGGACCTGGGTTGAGTCGTTCAGCAGGTAGGCTTGACATTTTTTGTTCTTCCATTCTTCCTCTCAGCTTATTACAGGTCACACATTTATGTATGATACTTGACACCAGTCTCTTGCCTCCAATCAGCCACAGTCCAGCAGAGCGAACAGCACCCTCTGTCAGATGTCTTCCCTGATGAGCGACCTTTGCATGGTAATGTCTCACCAATAAGGTTGCTACGTGGTGTTTTCCGGGGACAATGATTGGATGTCTTTCTTCCCAGGGTATGTCAGCCAAATTAATGCGTCCTCCGACTCTCAGCAGGCTGTCCTTATCCACAATTGGATTCAGTTTCCTTAGAGGACTTGACTTTGGAACTACTTCGCCTCTGGAAAGGCATTTCATCTCCTCAGCAAATGTATCGTGTTGAGCGTTTCTGATGACTATTAGCCTTGCTTGTGTCGGCTCATCCGTATTGCCGATTGAGCCCTTTGTACAAGACCTGGCCTTGTGTATGAGTTTGGTAATGGCTCGAATAAGTGACTTCCAGTTGGAGAAGCGTTCAAATCGGTTTGATCCCAGCTCTCTTTCAAAGGTCTTGGTAATGAAAGCTTGGATCTGTGGGCGTATGTCTGCGTCTGCCTCAGGGTCAATGAGCTCAAACTCCTCTGGCGATGAGGTGTCTTTGACTAAGAAGGCTGGACCTTTGAACCAGTTGGTGTCTTTTAACATGGCAGCTGGCACTGAGCGAGTCCCATGGTCTGCAGGGTTGTGTTCTGTGCTGACAAAGTGCCATTGTTCCGGGCTTGAAGACTTTCTGATGCGTGTGACTCTATTGGCAACATAAACATAGAATCTTCTACTTGTGTTGTTGATGTAGCCCAATACAATCCGACTGTCTGTGTAGAATGTGACCTTGTCAATGCCTACGTCAAGCTCTTCTTTAATTAAGTCTGCCAATTCAACAGCCAAGACAGCAGCACAAAGCTCGAGACGTGGAACGGTGTGTGGGGGATGAGGAGCCAGCTTTGCCTTGCCAATGAGGAATCCAATGTGAGTGTTTCCATTTTTATCTGTTGCTTTGAGATAAGCCACTGCTGATATGGCCATAGTGGAGGCGTCAGAGAAGATGCAGAGTTCTCTGTGTTTTGTGGAGCACAAGGAAACTGGCACATAGGGTCTGTCAATTTGAAGCTGCTCAAGCTCACAGAGTGAATCCGTCCAcattctccactgttcctctttCGCCGCTGGCAGAGGAGCGTCCCAATCAGCTTGCTCAACAGACAGCTCCCTGACTAAGACCTTTCCTTTGATTGTGACAGGTGCTACGAACCCCAGGGGGTCGTAAAGTCCATTGACCGTGGACAGGATTCCCCTTCTAGTAAATGGCTTCTTTTCTCTAGATACACAGAACGTGAACGTGTCAGACTGCAAGTTCCAGGTGAGTCCCAAACTCCGCTGCAGTGGCAAGGGGTCAACATTTAGCTCTAGATCCACCAAGTCTTTGGCCCGCTCCTCAGGGGGAAAGGCATCCATCACAGTACGACTGTTAGAGGCTATTTTGTGTAACTTAATGCTTGACTCTGCTAATATCTCTTTTGTGTTTTTCAGTACAGCAATGGCCTTTTCGTCTGTGGGGAATGAGGAGAGCCCATCATCAACGTAGAAATTTCTCATGATGAACTGTGTAGCATCACTGTCCTGTTCCTTTACTCCATGCAAGGCTGCTCTTCTCAGGCCGTAGATGGCTACTGCAGGGGAAGGAGAATTGCCAAAAACGTGCACTTTCATGCGATACTCAGTGATGTGTTtgtttgggtcattgtctttgAACCACAAAAATCGGAGAAAATCACGATGATCTTCATGGACAATGAAGCAGTAGAACATCTGCTGGACATCTGCAGTTACTGCTACAGGCTCTCTGCGGAAACGCATGAGGACCCCCAGTAGGGTGTTGTTCATGTCAGGTCCACTGAGAAGAACGTCATTAAGGGAGGTGCCTTCGTGCTTCGCACTGGAATCAAACACTACACGTATCTGGTCTTTTTTCTGTGGGTGATAAACACCGAATAATGGTAGGTACCAGCATTCTTGTTGTGGCCTCAGTGCTGGGGCAAGCTCCGCTTGATCAGCATCAAACATTGCTTGCATGAAGTTGAAGAAGTGTTCTTTCATTCCATGTTTCTTTTCCAGCATGCGACGGAGGGAGGCGAGACGATTGACAGCATGTTGTCTGTTGTTGGACAGACGCGGCCTGTTTGGCTTAAATGGCAGCGGTGCTACCCAGCAGTTTGCTTCGTCTATGTAGACTTCCTTATCCATGAGGTTAAGGAACAACTGATCTTCGATGGACAGCCCAAGCTGATCGTCGTGCCGTGTTCTTTGAAACACGTCTCTGCTCATGCTATCTGCTTTATTGGCTGCATGAGACACACATGGAAAGGTGTGGGGTTGTACAGCGCTGTCAATCTTCTCTCTGACCATTAAGTTGCTGGTGCATGGGTAAAGGATGGAGTGGCGTCCGCTTGTCAGCACACTGGTTCTGAAGACGCTGACAGTAGTGGTTTTATGAGTTCTACCCAAACACACATCTCCGATTATGACCCATCCAAGGTCGAGTCGCTGAGCAAACGGTGCATTGTGTGGCCCATTACACTGTTCACGCACTTTGTGCAGCCGTATTATGTCTCGCCCAAGTAGGAGGAGGATGGACGCGTTGGGATCCAGGACTGGGATTTTGTCTGCCAAGTGTTTGAGGTGCGGATGATGTCTGGCTACCTCTGGTGATGGTATTTCGGACCTGTCATCTGGCAGCATGTCACACTCAATAAGAGTAGGCAAGGGAATGTGGATGTTACCGTCTACTGATTCCACTATGAAGTTGCTGGCACGTCGCCCTGCTGTATCCACTACTCCTGAGCATGTCTTTAGAGTGTACCTCGACCCTGTGCCTTGAATTCCAAAATGTTCAAAGAATTCTGTTCTTCCAAGGGACTTATTACTCTGTTCGTCAAGAACAATGTAGGTCTTCATGGCTTTGTCTCTTTGGCCAACAGGATACACTAAGGCAAGACATATTTTGGAACAGGATTTTGATGTGTTCACACTCCCACAGATTTCTGTGCATTTGGACGTCACGGACGGAATGGCCTCCTGCGGCTGCTGCTCCCCGCTGTGATCCACAGTACTCACATGTACATCAGTTTTCCATGGGGCGGGCCCTGGATGTAGCGCTGACAGGTGTTTGTCACTGTTGCACTCCTGGCACAGCAGAGGCCTGTTACAATCTTTAGCAACATGAGTGGATGAAGCACAGCACTTGAAACAGATGCGTTTTTCTTTCAGATATGCTTTCCTTTCCTCAAGAGTTTTGTTTCTGAAGCCACGACATTTTCTCAATGGATGAGGCTTGTTATGTAGTGGGCACTGTTTGTCAGGATCCTCTTGTTTCTTAACTATTGTTGTAGTATCTCTGTCGCTGCCACTTGTTGAGATTTCAGTCCTCCTCACAGCAACTGATGTTCTCACGTGATGACTGGTTGGCTGATAAACACTCTTTTCTGTCTTTGATGCACACCATGCTCCTGTAATGTAGGCAAAGCTAGGATCGTTGAGTATTTTTGCCTGTTCACAAACAAAGTTGACAAAGACTCCAAAGGGAGGATATGTTACCCTGTGTTGATCTTTGTAACGTGATCCTACAGTAATCCACCTCTCTTGTAGGCTGGGAGGGAGTTTCTGGACTATTGGGCTTACTCCACGGGAGGTGTTGAGATATGAGAGACCAGGTAAGTATCCATCTGCTCGGGCTGCTTCAAGTTCCATGAGAATATCTCCCAGTTCTCTTAACTTGTGGTTTTCTTTGGTTGAGATCTTAGGAAATTCCTCAACTTTTCTTAGAAGAGCATTTTCAATCACCTCAGGTGAGCCATAAACATCCTCCAGTCTTTGCCATAACATCCTGAGGCCTGTGGGTGCATTGTGAATGTGTACCGCTCTGATCCTTCTAGCTTGCTCAGATGACGAGGGCCCGAGCCATTTGCACAGCAAATCAAGTTCCTCTCTAGCAGAGAGTTTCAGGTCATTAGTAGAGCTGATAAAAGATGTCTTCCAGGCCCAGTAATTCTCCGGCTTATCGTCGAACTTCAGTAGGCCAGAGCTCACTAGCTCTCGTCGCATCAGGTACTTCCCTAGGTCTGTTGCAGCACTGGGTGGGCTTGTGTTGTACGTAGGGAGTGGCTGTGTGTAGTAAAACTGGGGAGGCTTGAAATCGTCACTGGTTTGTTTCACATTGTGCGAGAGCTCACTGTATGGTTGTCTCTGTGCAGTGCTGGATATCTGATTTGGTGTCCAGATTGGTTCTCTTTTGTACGAGTGATGTTGAGTTTGCTCAAGAAACTTGTGTTCACTGATTTTACTTGGTGACGCGTTGACCTGGTTGTCCACTTCACTGCTGTCCATGAAAAGCTGGCGCACTGGTGAAGTCGCCTGTGGTCTTGTATCTGATTGTGAAACTGCAACTAAATTTACTGTATTGGCTGCTTGTGTACTCTGATAAGGTTGGTGACCTGGATGTATGATAGGAATCTGCATTGCAGCATTTCCACAATGAATTTCGACTGGAGTTAGAGgcattgtgtttttttctatttgCTGAAGTGGATTTAACAGTTCATATTCCTCCTCAGCAGCTGCTTCAAGGCTTTCGGCTTCAGCGTTAGCAGCAGCCGCCGCCCGTTCTAATTTCAGTTCATACAAACTAGCGTTTAGAATGGCttgttgttttattagttctgcCTCTTTCCTAGCAAATGCAAGCTCAGCACGTGCGGCTTCTGCTTTAGCCCGTGCTTTCAATGCCATAGAATTAGCCACAGATTGTCTGCTGGTTCTTGAGCAGTTAGATTGTCTGCTGGTTCTTGAGCAGTTAGATATTTGTGATCTGGTTTCTAATCCATCCAAATCTTCTTCTTCTATTCTGTGAGTCATGATGATTGCTTTGAGTGATTTTCTACTTACAGATCGACAAAACGCTGGCCGTTAGAAGAGTTGTGCCTTTTTACTGTTCTGCCCCCGCTTCTGTGTGTGTATGGCGCAGTCTAGCCTTTTACATCAGCTCGGCAGATAGTTAACAGTTTCCCCAAGACAAAGAATGAAGCTTGTTTATCCTTTCCAAACTTTACTCAGGAAGCACTGTAAAACTGCAAAGAACAATACATTTCAGTATTCCATTCAAATACAGAAGTTGTTTatgaaaaatattgaaattgaatctgaaaaacatatacaaataaatatgccAACTTAATGCTAACTTCTATGGGAATTTACATTACGAAGCTAACATTTAGCATATGCGATCAAAATACACATTTTGAATGAACTAAACTTAATTAACAAAGGATCTCATTACTATTATTCTTAGTGCTAGATGATGAGATAACTATATGACTTCGTACTTACAGGCAAACGTGTTTTCTGGCCAAAATAAATCAAGAGTGAAAAACATGAGATCGCCCTTCACCGAGAGACATTGAACTGACGCGAGACTGCTTGTAAATGTAAACAACATGCTAGGTTAGAAATCACCACAAGAGGTCTCTCTTTGACCAGAAAAACGTCAGAACATAACAAGGTGAT from Pseudorasbora parva isolate DD20220531a chromosome 11, ASM2467924v1, whole genome shotgun sequence harbors:
- the LOC137092086 gene encoding uncharacterized protein; the protein is MTHRIEEEDLDGLETRSQISNCSRTSRQSNCSRTSRQSVANSMALKARAKAEAARAELAFARKEAELIKQQAILNASLYELKLERAAAAANAEAESLEAAAEEEYELLNPLQQIEKNTMPLTPVEIHCGNAAMQIPIIHPGHQPYQSTQAANTVNLVAVSQSDTRPQATSPVRQLFMDSSEVDNQVNASPSKISEHKFLEQTQHHSYKREPIWTPNQISSTAQRQPYSELSHNVKQTSDDFKPPQFYYTQPLPTYNTSPPSAATDLGKYLMRRELVSSGLLKFDDKPENYWAWKTSFISSTNDLKLSAREELDLLCKWLGPSSSEQARRIRAVHIHNAPTGLRMLWQRLEDVYGSPEVIENALLRKVEEFPKISTKENHKLRELGDILMELEAARADGYLPGLSYLNTSRGVSPIVQKLPPSLQERWITVGSRYKDQHRVTYPPFGVFVNFVCEQAKILNDPSFAYITGAWCASKTEKSVYQPTSHHVRTSVAVRRTEISTSGSDRDTTTIVKKQEDPDKQCPLHNKPHPLRKCRGFRNKTLEERKAYLKEKRICFKCCASSTHVAKDCNRPLLCQECNSDKHLSALHPGPAPWKTDVHVSTVDHSGEQQPQEAIPSVTSKCTEICGSVNTSKSCSKICLALVYPVGQRDKAMKTYIVLDEQSNKSLGRTEFFEHFGIQGTGSRYTLKTCSGVVDTAGRRASNFIVESVDGNIHIPLPTLIECDMLPDDRSEIPSPEVARHHPHLKHLADKIPVLDPNASILLLLGRDIIRLHKVREQCNGPHNAPFAQRLDLGWVIIGDVCLGRTHKTTTVSVFRTSVLTSGRHSILYPCTSNLMVREKIDSAVQPHTFPCVSHAANKADSMSRDVFQRTRHDDQLGLSIEDQLFLNLMDKEVYIDEANCWVAPLPFKPNRPRLSNNRQHAVNRLASLRRMLEKKHGMKEHFFNFMQAMFDADQAELAPALRPQQECWYLPLFGVYHPQKKDQIRVVFDSSAKHEGTSLNDVLLSGPDMNNTLLGVLMRFRREPVAVTADVQQMFYCFIVHEDHRDFLRFLWFKDNDPNKHITEYRMKVHVFGNSPSPAVAIYGLRRAALHGVKEQDSDATQFIMRNFYVDDGLSSFPTDEKAIAVLKNTKEILAESSIKLHKIASNSRTVMDAFPPEERAKDLVDLELNVDPLPLQRSLGLTWNLQSDTFTFCVSREKKPFTRRGILSTVNGLYDPLGFVAPVTIKGKVLVRELSVEQADWDAPLPAAKEEQWRMWTDSLCELEQLQIDRPYVPVSLCSTKHRELCIFSDASTMAISAVAYLKATDKNGNTHIGFLIGKAKLAPHPPHTVPRLELCAAVLAVELADLIKEELDVGIDKVTFYTDSRIVLGYINNTSRRFYVYVANRVTRIRKSSSPEQWHFVSTEHNPADHGTRSVPAAMLKDTNWFKGPAFLVKDTSSPEEFELIDPEADADIRPQIQAFITKTFERELGSNRFERFSNWKSLIRAITKLIHKARSCTKGSIGNTDEPTQARLIVIRNAQHDTFAEEMKCLSRGEVVPKSSPLRKLNPIVDKDSLLRVGGRINLADIPWEERHPIIVPGKHHVATLLVRHYHAKVAHQGRHLTEGAVRSAGLWLIGGKRLVSSIIHKCVTCNKLRGRMEEQKMSSLPAERLNPGPPFTNVGVDVFGPWTISSRRTRGGIAENKRWAVIFTCMVTRAVHIEVLESLSSSSFVNSLRRFTAVRGPVRLFRSDQGTNFIGACKELQIKSDDQELNAYLHNQSCTWTFNPPHSSHMGGVWERMIGIARRILDALLLQTNTAHLSHEVLVTLMAEVMAIMNARPLVAVSSDPDMPTVFTPAMLLTQKVDQVLPPAGQYDLKDLYSKQWKQVQALADSFWKRWRQEYLVLLQPRKKWHVDKPNLSEGDVVLLKDAQVKRNEWPVGVVVNAIPSKDSKVRKVDVRVGRKDTQRVYSRPVSEVILLVKRE